A single genomic interval of Oryza sativa Japonica Group chromosome 7, ASM3414082v1 harbors:
- the LOC4342694 gene encoding leucine-rich repeat receptor-like tyrosine-protein kinase PXC3, protein MPPPAAFLFLACVLGASVAVAAAVAADGDGDAMRELRRALAPPDWGAAGEDGKGSYYCAWRGVTCAGGGGGAVVAIDLPRRGLRGDFSAVAGLRALARLDLSFNALRGGVPGEALGGLPGLEFLDLSMNHLSGGVPPSLAGAVGLRFLNLSNNALSGGIPDELRSLRALTELQISGNNLTGAIPPWLAALPALRILSAYENSLSGPIPSGLGLSSKLQVLNLHSNALEGAIPSSLFDLGNLQVLILTVNRLNGTIPDTIGRCSALSNVRIGNNRLAGAIPASIGDATSLTYFEADSNELTGGIPAQLARCANLTLLNLAYNRLAGEVPDVLGELRSLQELIVSSNGLSGEFPRSILRCRNLSKLDLSYNAFRGGLPESVCNGSRLQFLLLDHNEFSGGIPVGIGGCGRLLELQLGNNNLTGEIPAEIGRVKSLQIALNLSFNHLVGPLPRELGRLDKLVALDLSSNEISGEIPGDMRGMLSLIEVNLSNNRLSGAIPVFAPFQKSAASSFSGNTKLCGNPLVVDCGPIYGSSYGMDHRKISYRVALAVVGSCVLIFSVVSLVVALFMWRERQEKEAEAKMAEAGEVVVAAPQVMASNMFIDSLQQAIDFQSCVKATFKDANVVSNGTFSITYKAVMPSGMVVCVKKLKSVDRAVIHHQTKMIWELECLSHINHPNLVRPIGYVIYEDVALLLHHHMPNGTLLQLLHNVDNPDGDNQKPDWPRLLSIAIDVAEGLAFLHHVATIHLDISSGNVFLDSHYNALLGEVEISKLLDPLKGTASISAVAGSFGYIPPEYAYTMQVTVPGNVYSFGVVLLEILTSKLPVDEEFGEGMDLVKWVHSAPARGETPEQIMDPKLSTVSFAWRKQMLAVLKVAMLCTERAPAKRPKMKKVVEMLQEAKNS, encoded by the exons atgccgccgcctgccgcgttCTTGTTCTTGGCCTGCGTTCTTGGCGCCTccgtggccgtggccgccgccgtggcggcggatGGGGACGGGGACGCAATGCGGGAGCTGCGGCGCGCGCTGGCGCCGCCGGACTGGGGCGCGGCTGGGGAGGACGGCAAGGGAAGCTACTACTGCGCGTGGCGGGGCGTCAcgtgcgcgggcggcggcggcggcgcggtggtggcgatcgACCTGCCGCGGCGCGGGCTGAGGGGGGACTtctcggcggtggcggggctCCGGGCGCTGGCGCGGCTGGACCTGTCGTTCAACGCGCTCCGGGGCGGCGTCCCCGGCGAGGCGCTGGGCGGGCTCCCCGGCCTCGAGTTCCTCGACCTGTCGATGAACCACCTCTCCGGCGGCGTCCCGCcctccctcgccggcgccgtcgggcTCAGGTTCCTCAACCTCTCCAACAACGCGCTCTCCGGCGGCATCCCCGACGAGCTCAGGTCGCTCAGGGCTCTCACGGAGCTCCAGATTTCCGGCAACAACCTCACCGGCGCCATCCCGCCCTGGCTCGCCGCGCTCCCCGCCCTCCGCATCCTCTCCGCCTACGAGAACTCCCTCTCCGGCCCGATCCCCTCCGGCCTCGGCCTCTCCTCCAAGCTCCAGGTGCTCAACCTCCACTCCAATGCCCTCGAGGGCGCCATCCCGAGCAGCCTCTTCGACCTCGGCAACCTCCAGGTGCTCATCCTCACCGTGAACCGCCTCAATGGCACCATCCCGGACACCATCGGCCGCTGCTCCGCCCTCTCCAACGTGCGCATCGGCAAcaaccgcctcgccggcgccatcccgGCGTCCATCGGCGACGCCACCAGCCTCACCTACTTCGAGGCCGACAGCAACGAGCTCACCGGCGGGATCCCCGCGCAGCTCGCGCGATGCGCCAACCTCACGCTGCTCAACCTGGCCTAcaaccgcctcgccggcgaggtccCCGACGTGCTCGGCGAGCTCAGGAGCCTCCAGGAGCTCATCGTCTCCAGCAACGGCCTCTCCGGGGAGTTCCCGAGGTCGATCCTGAGGTGCCGGAACCTCAGCAAGCTCGACCTGAGCTACAACGCGTTCCGCGGCGGCTTGCCGGAGAGCGTCTGCAACGGGTCGAGGTTGCAATTCCTTTTGCTCGATCACAACGAGTTCTCCGGTGGCATCCCGGTCGGCATCGGCGGCTGTGGCCGGCTTCTTGAGCTGCAACTTGGAAACAACAATCTTACTGGTGAGATACCGGCTGAAATTGGCAGGGTCAAGAGCTTGCAGATTGCCCTGAATCTTAGCTTCAACCACCTTGTCGGGCCGCTGCCCCGTGAGCTTGGGCGGCTTGATAAGCTCGTCGCGCTGGACTTGTCGAGCAATGAGATATCCGGGGAGATACCAGGTGATATGAGAGGGATGCTGAGCTTGATTGAGGTCAATTTGTCGAACAACCGGCTAAGTGGCGCCATCCCCGTGTTTGCTCCATTCCAGAAGAGCGCGGCGTCCAGCTTTTCCGGCAACACCAAGCTGTGTGGCAACCCGCTGGTTGTAGACTGCGGGCCAATTTATGGATCCAGCTATGGAATGGACCACAGGAAGATATCTTACAGGGTGGCATTGGCAGTTGTGGGGTCCTGCGTGCTCATCTTCTCTGTGGTGTCGTTGGTGGTGGCGTTGTTCATGTGGCGTGAGAGGCAGGAGAAGGAGGCTGAAGCGAAGATGGCTGAGGCGGGGGAGGTTGTAGTGGCAGCGCCGCAGGTCATGGCCTCAAACATGTTCATCGACAGCTTGCAGCAGGCTATCGACTTCCAGAGTTGTGTCAAGGCAACATTCAAGGATGCCAATGTTGTGAGCAATGGGACATTCAGCATAACCTACAAGGCCGTCATGCCATCCGGTATGGTAGTCTGTGTCAAGAAGCTGAAGTCAGTTGATCGTGCGGTTATCCATCACCAGACAAAGATGATATGGGAGCTCGAGTGTCTTTCGCACATCAACCACCCAAACCTTGTTCGTCCCATTGGGTATGTCATCTACGAGGACGTCGCGTTGCTGCTGCACCATCACATGCCGAATGGAACCTTGCTTCAGCTGCTGCACAATGTCGACAACCCTGACGGTGACAACCAGAAGCCTGACTGGCCAAGGCTGTTGTCGATTGCCATCGATGTCGCCGAAGGGTTGGCATTCCTCCATCATGTCGCCACCATTCACCTGGACATCTCTTCGGGGAACGTCTTCCTTGACTCGCACTACAATGCGCTTCTTGGTGAAGTGGAAATCTCCAAGCTTCTGGACCCTTTGAAGGGCACTGCTAGCATCAGTGCAGTTGCCGGTTCGTTCGGTTACATACCTCCAG AGTATGCCTACACAATGCAAGTGACTGTGCCGGGcaacgtgtacagcttcggggTGGTGCTGCTGGAGATCCTAACGTCAAAGCTGCCAGTGGATGAGGAGTTCGGGGAGGGTATGGACCTTGTCAAGTGGGTGCACTCTGCCCCCGCGAGGGGTGAGACACCGGAGCAGATCATGGATCCGAAGCTGAGCACCGTGTCGTTCGCGTGGCGCAAGCAGATGCTTGCTGTGCTCAAGGTCGCGATGCTGTGCACCGAGCGCGCCCCAGCGAAGCGGCCCAAGATGAAGAAGGTGGTGGAAATGCTGCAAGAGGCCAAGAACAGCTGA